A segment of the Odoribacter splanchnicus DSM 20712 genome:
GCCAACAGACTGGCAATAGCTATCCGTGGGGCCAGACCGAATATGAAATTGAAACTTTCTTCTCCCTCCCAAAAAGGTGCTGCAGGCAAAGTAATAGCCAGACGCGCAAAACCGATGGTTAGAAAATTCATGGCGAAACCACTCCAGATAATGAGCCTGGCTTTTTTGAATCCCCAAACCTCAGCGATACAGTCGTTGATAATATAAGAAATCGGAAATACAATCAACCCTGCAGTAGCCGTAATGGGACCCAATTGAATTACTTTGGTTTCCAGTAGATTGGAAGCTACTAAACATACATTGAATAAAATCCCCAATAACATGAAGGGGAGAGATACTGTTTTTTGCATAATTCTTGTTTTTTACGTGGTTGAGCAAGCACACGCGGTAAAGTATTACCGGATATAAGATCGATCAGAACCGGTAATCGACACACGCCCTGTCCACTTTGACCGGTGCGATTAAAGTTTTGACGATTTCCTGATGGGCCGGGTGGTTGGCATATACCTCCAGAGCGTGAAGATCGGCTACTACTGCTTCCAGACTGAAATCCCATTTTTCTTCCGGGTTGACATTGATACCTACCTGCATTTCTTTTAATTCAGGAATCACTTGTACCAAAGCTTCCAGACGGTCCCTGATTTCCTGTAACCGGACGTTTTTATGCTCACTTTCTTCCAATTTGAAAAGTACGATGTGTTTAATCATGGCATTTAAATTTGTTGGTCAAAGATTGAGACACCGGGAGGCAAACATAAATTTTGCCTTCGGGGCATATCTTACCGGCGTAAAGATAGTGAAAAACCTTAAAAAGAGAATAGAAACCGGAAGCGTTTTACAGGGAACCGATGAATCGAAAAATTTTTACTGAAAAAATGTATTTTGTGTGTTAAATTCTTGTTAAATTGAAAATAATTTTCTAACTTTAGGACAAGAAAATAATTTAGTCATCTCTTAATAATAAAAGTCATGAGAGCGCGAGGTAACCAATTATTGATCCAGATTCTGTTAATGATTATCATTACTGTAATCGTAGCCTACACTTGTATGAATTTGGCCGAATTAGTGAATATGTATTCCGAAGCGATCGGAAAGGCAATTACTCAAATCAATGCGGGATTCTGATTAAGGTGTAATTCTAGTTATTCGGGTCTTTTGAAAGCAGTGAAATAACTGAAAGGGAAATTATGGCTCTTCTCTAAAACTTTGTCCTTGTTTTTTCGTTAAAGTTTCCTATATTTGAATTTATTTTAGATTTCGAGCTATGCTGAAAAAGATTTTATCCAGTACCATTATTAAATTGGTGTTGGCTGTTATTGCCGGTATTTTATTAGGTTTTGTCGTAGGGGAAGGGTTTATGAATGTCGTTGTCACCCTGAAATATATTTTGGGACAGCTTATTTTCTTTATGGTACCCTTGATTATTCTGGCTTTTATATCTTCTTCTATCGCAAAAATGAAAGGGAATGCTTCACGGATGCTGGGATGGGCATTAGGATTGGCTTATCTTTCGTCTGTCGGAGCTGCTTTTATGGCCATGTTTTTAGGCTATTGGCTGATCCCGTTACTGACTATTAGTCCGGCTACCGAGGGGTTGAAAGAAATTCCGGAACTGGTTTTTAAACTGGATATTCCTCCGGTGATGAGTGTGATGACGGCTTTGGTGGTGGCCATTATGGTTGGCTTGGCTACTGTTTGGACAAAATCTCAGATATTTGAGACTATTTTGGACAATTTCCAAAAAATGGTATTACTGCTGATCAATCGGATTCTGATTCCGATTTTGCCTTTTTTTATTGCTGCAAATTTTTGTGCCTTGAGTTATGAGGGATCTATCACCCGTCAATTGCCGGTCTTTCTGAATGTAATGGGAATCGTTTTGACCGCGCATTTTATTTGGTTGTTCTTTTTATATCTGTCTGCGGGTGTGTTTTCCGGGAAAAATCCCTGGCAGGTGGTACGGTATTATGGTCCGGCTTATCTGACAGCAGTGGGAACGATGTCATCGGCGGCTACTTTACCGGTTGCGCTTAAATCTGCCAAAAAAAGTCCTGTACTCAAAGGAGAAGTGGTCGATTTTGCCGTTCCTTTGTTTGCTAACATTCATTTATGTGGTTCTATATTGACCGAAGTGTTCTTTGTCATGACGGTATCGTTGATTCTCTACGGGGCTTTGCCGGCTATGTCTACGATGGTGCTTTTCATCGTTCTGCTGGGAGTTTTTGCTATCGGAGCTCCGGGAGTACCTGGGGGAACGGTTATTGCTTCTCTGGGCATCGTTATTTCCGTATTAGGGTTTGACGAAACCGGAACCGCTCTGTTGTTGACTATTTTTGCTTTGCAGGATAGCTTCGGGACAGCTTGTAATGTGACCGGCGATGGGGCTTTGACGCTTATTTTATCTAAATTGGATAAATAATTATCATTTATGAATAATACAATTGTCGGAATGGGAGAGGTCCTGTGGGATATGCTCCCGGAAGGTAAACAACTAGGCGGAGCTCCGGCTAATTTTGCTTACCATGCTTCTCAGTTCGGGTTCGATAGCCGGGTTATTAGTGCTGTCGGGGATGATCGGCTGGGAGACGAGATCCTGGAAAGTTTTGACGATAAACAATTGAAATATTTCATTCAACGGGTTCCCTATCCGACGGGGACGGTACAGGTACAACTGGATGAGAACGGAATTCCGGGTTACGAGATAAAGGAAAAAGTGGCCTGGGACAATATTCCCTTTACTCCCGGATTAGAAACGCTGGCACGCCAATCCCGGGCGATTTGTTTCGGATCGTTAGCACAGCGTGACGAAGTGTCGCGTGCGGCAATTAACCGTTTTCTCGATGCGATGCCTGAGGAAAATTCCTATAAGATCTTCGATATCAATCTCCGTCAGGGTTTTTATTCTCAGGAAGTGCTTTGTAGATCGTTCGAGCGGTGTAATATTCTGAAATTGAACGATGAGGAATTGATAACGATTAGCCGGATGTTCGGATATCCGGGGATCGATCTCGAAGATAAATGCTGGATATTGCTTGGGAAATATAACCTGAAAATGTTAATTCTTACCTGCGGGATCAACGGAAGTTACGTCTTTAGCCCCGGTGCAGTTTCATTTGTAGAGACTCCTAAAGTTAAGGTGGCCGATACCGTCGGAGCAGGAGATTCTTTTACGGCAGCTTTTTGTTCGGCTATTCTGAAAGAACGTTCTGTACACGAAGCCCATCAATTGGCGGTAGAGGTTTCTGCCTATGTGTGTACCCGACACGGTGCTATGCCCGAATTACCCTCTGAATTGAAAAACAGGTTGGTATAAAATCGGTGATCCCTTTGTCTAAAAGGGGGAAGTGGTTTGTAAGCTGAATGGTTGCCGAACGATGAGGATCGGTACAGTTAGGGGGAACGGTGGGTATATTTTGTGTCGTTTTCTGATTGGATTGAGGTATTAATTTTTATTTTTGTGTTTCGTTTTAAATAGGATGATCGGTATAAGAAAGTTATACGGAAGATCATCGGTTAGGATTTAAGTAATTTATAGTGAATTTATAATGAACACAAAATTTTATTTTCCAATTTTAGCTCTGGCTTTAAGTGTAGCCGCTTGTAACGACAAGAAAGCAGCTACCCAAACCGGAGGGATTGATGTTGCTAATCTGGATAGATCGGTAACTCCTAATCAGGATTTCTATCAATTCGCCTGTGGTGGATGGATGCAGGCACACCCTTTGACCGATGAGTATGGACGGTTCGGCTCTTTCGATCTGCTGGCTGAGAATAACCGGAAGCAGATGCAAGGGTTGATCGAAGAACTGGCAGCTAAGAAGTCCGAACCGGGAAGTGTTGCCCGGAAAATCGGTGATTTGTATAATATGGCTATGGATACCGTCAAGCTCAATGGAGACGGAAGTACTCCTATCCAGCCGGTATTGGAAAAAATAAAGGCTGTAAAAACTCCGAAGGAAATGGTGACTTTGGTGGCTGAAATGACCCGTCAAGGTTTTGGACCTTATTTTGGTATTTATATCGGTCCGGACGATATGAACAGCAGCATGAATCTGGTGCAGACCTATCAGGGAGGTCTGGGGCTGGGTGATCGGGATTATTACCTGAAGGAAGATGAGCACAGTAAAGAGATCCGTACCAAGTATCAGGAACACATCGTGAAGATGTTCGAGTTGGCCGGTTGGGAAGAAAAAGAAGCCCGGCAGGCTGCTGCCGACGTTATGGCTATAGAAACCCGATTGGCCGAAGCTGCCTATGAAAAAGTAAAAATGCGGGATCCTCATGCCAATTATCATAAAATGTCGGTAGAAGAATTAAAAAAAGAAATTCCCGGAATAGATTGGGAGGTTTATTTCGCTACATTGGGGTTGCAGGGGATTACGGAATTGAATTTGGGCCAACCCGAGCCTGTTAAAGAGGTGGCTCGTATTTTGAACAATACCGACCTGAAAGCCCAGCAAGCTTATTTGGAATGGAAAGTGATCGATGCAGCCGCTCCCTATTTGAGTGACGATTTTGTTGCAGAACATTTTGAATTTAATGGAAAGGTACTTTCGGGTGTGAAGGAAATGGAACCGCGCTGGAAAAGAGCTGTCGCTGCTGTAGACGGGGCTATGGGAGAAGCTGTCGGACAGATGTATGTCGAGAAATATTTTCCTGCTGCTGCCAAAGAACGGATGGTGAAACTGGTTGGTAACCTTCGGAAAGCTTTGGGGGAACGTATTCAGGAACTGACTTGGATGAGCGATGAAACAAAAGCCAAAGCGTTGGAAAAATTGGCGGCCATATATGTTAAAGTCGGCTATCCGGATAGCTGGAGAGATTATGCCGCTTTGGAAATTAAAAACGATTCCTATTGGGCTAATATTTTACGGTCTAACGAATTTGAATTCGATTATATGCTGACGAAAGCCGGCAAGCCTGTCGATAAGACCGAATGGCTGATGACTCCTCAGACTGTAAATGCCTATTACAATCCGACCACCAATGAAATTTGTTTTCCGGCAGGTATTTTACAGTATCCTTTCTTCGATATGAATGCTGACGATGCTTTTAATTATGGTGCGATCGGAGTGGTCATCGGACATGAGATGACACACGGATTCGACGATCAGGGGCGTCAGTACGATAAAGACGGTAATTTGAAAGATTGGTGGACTGCCGAGGATTCGAAAAATTTTG
Coding sequences within it:
- a CDS encoding queuosine precursor transporter — encoded protein: MQKTVSLPFMLLGILFNVCLVASNLLETKVIQLGPITATAGLIVFPISYIINDCIAEVWGFKKARLIIWSGFAMNFLTIGFARLAITLPAAPFWEGEESFNFIFGLAPRIAIASLLAFLLGSFLNAYIMSKMKVATQGKYFSLRAILSTIAGESADSLLFFPLAFGGLIPVQALLVMIATQALLKSFYEVIILPVTIRVVKYIKKIDQTDVYDKDISYNIIKIKDL
- a CDS encoding Dabb family protein; this encodes MIKHIVLFKLEESEHKNVRLQEIRDRLEALVQVIPELKEMQVGINVNPEEKWDFSLEAVVADLHALEVYANHPAHQEIVKTLIAPVKVDRACVDYRF
- a CDS encoding M13 family metallopeptidase produces the protein MNTKFYFPILALALSVAACNDKKAATQTGGIDVANLDRSVTPNQDFYQFACGGWMQAHPLTDEYGRFGSFDLLAENNRKQMQGLIEELAAKKSEPGSVARKIGDLYNMAMDTVKLNGDGSTPIQPVLEKIKAVKTPKEMVTLVAEMTRQGFGPYFGIYIGPDDMNSSMNLVQTYQGGLGLGDRDYYLKEDEHSKEIRTKYQEHIVKMFELAGWEEKEARQAAADVMAIETRLAEAAYEKVKMRDPHANYHKMSVEELKKEIPGIDWEVYFATLGLQGITELNLGQPEPVKEVARILNNTDLKAQQAYLEWKVIDAAAPYLSDDFVAEHFEFNGKVLSGVKEMEPRWKRAVAAVDGAMGEAVGQMYVEKYFPAAAKERMVKLVGNLRKALGERIQELTWMSDETKAKALEKLAAIYVKVGYPDSWRDYAALEIKNDSYWANILRSNEFEFDYMLTKAGKPVDKTEWLMTPQTVNAYYNPTTNEICFPAGILQYPFFDMNADDAFNYGAIGVVIGHEMTHGFDDQGRQYDKDGNLKDWWTAEDSKNFEERAKVLVDWFDRIEVLPGLHANGQLTLGENIADHGGLQVSFQAFHHAMKDQPLGIVEGFTPEQRFYLAYANVWAGNIRDEQIRLLTQMDVHSLGRWRVNAALPHINGWNEAFGIQEGDPMYLAPEKRASIW
- a CDS encoding dicarboxylate/amino acid:cation symporter codes for the protein MLKKILSSTIIKLVLAVIAGILLGFVVGEGFMNVVVTLKYILGQLIFFMVPLIILAFISSSIAKMKGNASRMLGWALGLAYLSSVGAAFMAMFLGYWLIPLLTISPATEGLKEIPELVFKLDIPPVMSVMTALVVAIMVGLATVWTKSQIFETILDNFQKMVLLLINRILIPILPFFIAANFCALSYEGSITRQLPVFLNVMGIVLTAHFIWLFFLYLSAGVFSGKNPWQVVRYYGPAYLTAVGTMSSAATLPVALKSAKKSPVLKGEVVDFAVPLFANIHLCGSILTEVFFVMTVSLILYGALPAMSTMVLFIVLLGVFAIGAPGVPGGTVIASLGIVISVLGFDETGTALLLTIFALQDSFGTACNVTGDGALTLILSKLDK
- a CDS encoding carbohydrate kinase family protein, which gives rise to MNNTIVGMGEVLWDMLPEGKQLGGAPANFAYHASQFGFDSRVISAVGDDRLGDEILESFDDKQLKYFIQRVPYPTGTVQVQLDENGIPGYEIKEKVAWDNIPFTPGLETLARQSRAICFGSLAQRDEVSRAAINRFLDAMPEENSYKIFDINLRQGFYSQEVLCRSFERCNILKLNDEELITISRMFGYPGIDLEDKCWILLGKYNLKMLILTCGINGSYVFSPGAVSFVETPKVKVADTVGAGDSFTAAFCSAILKERSVHEAHQLAVEVSAYVCTRHGAMPELPSELKNRLV